GGCTTGCACGACCCATTGCACGCGGGCGGAATCGTTTCATTGTAGGACCTTGGTTTACAAAAACCTGAGATACTACCAATTTATTTACGTCCAAAGAGTAGTTGTGATCTGCATTTGCAATCGCAGAATTCAACAATTTCTCAACGACTGGAGAAGCGGACTTTGGAGTGTGACGAAGAATTGCAATCGCCTCACCAACCTGCTTACCGCGAATCAAATCGATAACAAGTTTCACTTTGCGAGCAGAAATCCGTACGGATTTAGCATGTGCTTTTGCTTCCATTGAGTTTACCTCCTCTCAAACACTACGCTGTGTTGATTATCTTCTTGTTTTCTTATCGTCATCCGTATGGCCTTTGTACGTACGTGTTGGAGCAAATTCGCCCAATTTGTGTCCGACCATATCTTCCGTTACGTATACTGGCACGTGTTTACGGCCATCGTATACACCAAACGTATGTCCGATAAATTGCGGGAAAATCGTAGAGCGACGGGACCAAGTTTTGATTACCACTTTTTTCTCCGACTCGTTCAAAACCTCTACTTTTTTCAACAGGTAACCATCAATGAATGGTCCTTTTTTGAGACTGCGACCCATTTATGAATCCTCCCTTCGTTAAAACGTAGTCGTTCCTTAATATGTTAACGTGCGACTTAAGCGCACGTTTTATTACTTAGTACGACGACGAACGATGTACTTATCAGATGCTTTACCTTTTTTACGTGTCTTGTAACCAAGGGTTGGTTTACCCCATGGAGACATTGGAGATTTACGTCCGATTGGAGCGCGACCTTCACCACCACCGTGTGGGTGATCGTTAGGGTTCATTACAACACCGCGAACTTCAGGACGTTGTCCCAACCAGCGACTACGACCAGCTTTACCGATTTTCACCAGTTCATGGTCTTCGTTACCTACAGAACCGATTGTCGCGCGGCAAACTTTCAGAATGCGGCGAACTTCACCAGAAGTCAAACGAATTGTAACATACTTTTCTTCTTTACCAAGAAGTTGGGCTTCCGTACCAGCGGCACGAACGAGTTGGCCACCTTTACCCGGTTTCAATTCGATGTTGTGGATAACCGTACCTACTGGAATGTTTTCCAATGGCAAAGAGTTACCGATTTTAATATCGGAACCTGCACCGGATACCACTTCGTCTCCTACTTTCAGACCTTTAGGAGCGATGATGTAACGTTTTTCACCATCCACATAGTGGATAAGTGCGATGTTGGACGTACGGTTTGGATCATATTCGATCGTAGCAACGCGGCCCGGTATTCCATCTTTGTTACGTTTGAAGTCAATAATACGGTACTTACGTTTGTGTCCGCCGCCATGATGACGAACCGTAATTTTACCTTGGTTATTGCGTCCAGCTTGCTTGCTCAGAGGTGCCAGCAACGATTTCTCGGGCTGATTAGTTGTAATCTCCTCGAAAGTAGATACAGACATAGCACGTCTGGCCGGGGACGTTGGTTTATACTTTTTAATTGGCACTGAGTTTCCCTCCTTACTTTACAGTTTCAATTATACCGTTTCAAAAAACTCAAGCGGCTTACTGTCTTTGCTCAGCGTTACGAACGCTTTCTTCCACTCGCTCGTATAGCCGGAATGACGTCCGTAGCGTTTTGGTTTTGCAGGAACACGAAGCGTATTTACGTTACTTACTTTCACGTTAAAAATGGCTTCGATTGCTTTTTTAACTTCGACTTTGTTAGAACGAATGTCAACCTCGAAAACGTATTTCAAGTCATTCATCATACCAGCCGTACGTTCGGTGATAACCGGACGTTTGATAATATCACGAGGATCCTTCATTACGCGAGCACCTCCTCTACCTTCTGAACTGCTTCCTTCGTAATGATCAGTTTGTCGTGTCCGAGCACATCAAGAACATTAATGCCATCTGCGGCTACAAACTTCACACCAGGAATATTACGAGCGGACAGTGCTACATTATCATCATAGCTAGGAGCTACGATCAATGCTTTACGATCAGCTTTAAGGTTATTCAAAATGGCTGCGAATTCTTTCGTTTTAGGTCCGTTCAGTGTAAGAGCGTCCAATACGATAATTTCATTCTCAATCACTTTGGATGACAACGCCGATTTGATCGCCAGACGACGAACTTTCTTAGGCAATTTGTATGCATAGCTGCGTGGAGTCGGACCAAATACAGTACCGCCACCAACCCATTGCGGTGCACGGATCGAACCTTGACGAGCGCGGCCAGTACCTTTTTGTTTCCAAGGTTTACGTCCGCCACCACGTACTTCAGAACGTCCTTTTACTTTGTGAGTACCTTGACGCAGGGAAGCCAATTGCATAACAACAGCGTCATGAAGAACGTGCTTATTCGGCTCGATACCGAACACTGCGTCGTTCAATTCAATTTCACCAACTTGGCTGCCGCTAATATTAAATAGTGCTACTTTTGGCATTTCGTGTTCCTCCTTTCTTCAGTTGTTTATTTTTTCACCGTTTCTAATACTTTAACGAAGCTATTTTTAGGTCCTGGAATGGAACCTTTCACGAGCAACACATTACGTTCTGTATCGATCTTAACAACTTCAAGACGTTGGATAGTTACCGTTTCATGCCCCATGTGTCCTGGCAGGTGTTTACCTTTAGGAACGCGGTTAGCTTGAATGGAACCCATAGAACCTGGACCTCTGTGGTAACGCGAGCCGTGTGCCATTGGTCCGCGGCTTTGTCCCCAACGTTTGATAACGCCGGCAAAACCTTTACCTTTAGAAATACCTGTTACGTCAACGAACTCGCCTTCTGTGAAGACATCAGCCTTCAGTTCTTGGCCAACCTCGTACGCAGCAAGGTCGATGCCACGAAGTTCACGAACGTAGCGCTTAGGTGCAGTATTTGCTTTTTTCGCATGTCCTGCTTCAGGTTTGTTGGATCTTTTTTCTTTTTTATCAGAGAAACCGAGTTGGATAGCTTCGTATCCATCGTTTTCCAGATCTTTCTTTTGCAGAACAACACAAGGACCTGCTTCGATAACCGTAACAGCAAGTACGTTACCTTCAGGGGTAAACACTTGAGTCATTCCGAGTTTTTTTCCTAAGATACCTTTCATGTTGACACCTCATTTCTTTTCCTAATTACATATTACAATTTAATTTCGATATCTACACCGGACGGCAGGTCCAAGCGCATCAAGGCATCCACAGTTTGTGGAGTCGGGTTAACAATGTCGATCAAACGCTTGTGTGTGCGCATTTCGAACTGCTCCCGGGAATCCTTGTACTTGTGTACCGCACGGAGAATAGTAATGATTTGTTTTTCAGTTGGCAGCGGAATTGGCCCGGATACACCTGCGCCCGAACGTTTTGCTGTTTCAACAATTTTCTCAGCGGATTGATCAAGAATTCTATGATCGTATGCTTTCAAACGGATACGAATTTTTTGCTTTGCCATTTTAGTCCCTCCTTCTATCGCCCAATTTGGTATCGGACATACTCCGTGAAAATTTTCCGACAGCCCTCCCATGGCAAAGGGGCCGGGTGTGTCAGTAACCTCTCACATCATCGCACAGTCACAAACAACATTAGTTATTATATCGAATAGTTCTGCCTATTGCAAGCAAAAACGAAAAAACAATGCATCTTATTTTCAAAAGATACAATTGTGCTCGCAGCTCGCGATTTTTTCAAGAGAAAAGCCCCCGCACCAGGGCAGGGGCTCGTTAAGCTTCGTTCCAATACAACGTTACTCGTTCCAGTACACTGTTGCTCTATTCAAAGGCAAAAGCCTTCTTATTTGGAGATTGTTGCTACGGCACCAGCGCCAACTGTACGTCCGCCTTCACGAATAGAGAACTTAGTTCCTTCTTCGATAGCGATCGGGTTGATCAGTTGAACAGTAACCGTGATGTTATCACCAGGCATTACCATTTCGGAACCTTCTGGCAAAGTAATGATTCCAGTTACGTCAGTTGTACGGAAGTAGAACTGTGGACGGTAACCAGTGAAGAAAGGTTTGTGACGTCCGCCTTCTTCTTTAGTCAAAACGTAGATTTGAGCAGAAAATTCTGTATGTGGGTTAACAGAACCTGGTTTAGCCAATACTTGGCCGCGCTCGATTTGTGCACGATCTACACCGCGAAGCAGTGCGCCGATGTTGTCACCAGCTTGAGCGGAATCAAGCAATTTACGGAACATTTCTACGCCTGTTACTACGGATTTACGGGATTCTTCTTGAATACCGATGATTTCGATTTCGTCGCCCACTTTAACTGTACCACGCTCTACACGGCCTGTAGCAACTGTACCACGACCAGTGATGGAGAATACGTCCTCGACAGGCATAAGGAAAGGCTTGTCAGTGTCGCGTTCTGGAGTTGGGATGTAAGTGTCGATTGTTTCGAACATTTCAACGATTTTCTTAGCCCAGTCGCCGTCTGGGTTTTGCAGTGCTTCACGAGCGGAACCACGAGTGATTGGAGTGTCGTCGCCTGGGAAGTCATACTCGCTCAGCAAGTCGCGAACTTCCATTTCAACCAATTCCAGCAACTCTTCGTCTTCAACCATGTCGCATTTGTTCAAGAATACAACGATGTAAGGAACACCAACTTGGCGGGACAACAGGATGTGCTCGCGAGTTTGCGGCATTGGGCCGTCAGCTGCGGATACAACCAGAATCGCTCCGTCCATTTGTGCAGCGCCAGTGATCATGTTTTTAACATAGTCGGCGTGACCTGGGCAGTCAACGTGTGCATAGTGACGGTTAGGTGTTTCATACTCCACGTGTGCAGTGGAGATTGTGATACCGCGTTCGCGCTCTTCTGGAGCTTTATCGATTTGATCGAATGCTACAGCAGCACCACCGTAAGTTTTGGACAATACAGTTGTGATTGCAGCAGTCAAAGTAGTTTTACCATGATCGACGTGACCAATAGTACCGATATTAACGTGCGGTTTGTTACGCTCAAACTTAGCCTTTGCCATTTGAACAATTCCTCCTCAATAACTTGTTTTATTTTAGGCTGCCGGATGCCCTTTTGGTAAAACCCAGAGCATACCGGTCAGCTGATACATTGTATTACTCGCCGCCTTTGGTTTTGGCAACGATCTCTTCAGCAATGCTCTTCGGAACTTCTTC
The Paenibacillus peoriae DNA segment above includes these coding regions:
- the rplV gene encoding 50S ribosomal protein L22; the encoded protein is MEAKAHAKSVRISARKVKLVIDLIRGKQVGEAIAILRHTPKSASPVVEKLLNSAIANADHNYSLDVNKLVVSQVFVNQGPTMKRFRPRAMGRASRINKRTSHITLVVSEK
- the rpsS gene encoding 30S ribosomal protein S19, whose amino-acid sequence is MGRSLKKGPFIDGYLLKKVEVLNESEKKVVIKTWSRRSTIFPQFIGHTFGVYDGRKHVPVYVTEDMVGHKLGEFAPTRTYKGHTDDDKKTRR
- the rplB gene encoding 50S ribosomal protein L2; its protein translation is MPIKKYKPTSPARRAMSVSTFEEITTNQPEKSLLAPLSKQAGRNNQGKITVRHHGGGHKRKYRIIDFKRNKDGIPGRVATIEYDPNRTSNIALIHYVDGEKRYIIAPKGLKVGDEVVSGAGSDIKIGNSLPLENIPVGTVIHNIELKPGKGGQLVRAAGTEAQLLGKEEKYVTIRLTSGEVRRILKVCRATIGSVGNEDHELVKIGKAGRSRWLGQRPEVRGVVMNPNDHPHGGGEGRAPIGRKSPMSPWGKPTLGYKTRKKGKASDKYIVRRRTK
- the rplW gene encoding 50S ribosomal protein L23, which produces MKDPRDIIKRPVITERTAGMMNDLKYVFEVDIRSNKVEVKKAIEAIFNVKVSNVNTLRVPAKPKRYGRHSGYTSEWKKAFVTLSKDSKPLEFFETV
- the rplD gene encoding 50S ribosomal protein L4 encodes the protein MPKVALFNISGSQVGEIELNDAVFGIEPNKHVLHDAVVMQLASLRQGTHKVKGRSEVRGGGRKPWKQKGTGRARQGSIRAPQWVGGGTVFGPTPRSYAYKLPKKVRRLAIKSALSSKVIENEIIVLDALTLNGPKTKEFAAILNNLKADRKALIVAPSYDDNVALSARNIPGVKFVAADGINVLDVLGHDKLIITKEAVQKVEEVLA
- the rplC gene encoding 50S ribosomal protein L3, which gives rise to MKGILGKKLGMTQVFTPEGNVLAVTVIEAGPCVVLQKKDLENDGYEAIQLGFSDKKEKRSNKPEAGHAKKANTAPKRYVRELRGIDLAAYEVGQELKADVFTEGEFVDVTGISKGKGFAGVIKRWGQSRGPMAHGSRYHRGPGSMGSIQANRVPKGKHLPGHMGHETVTIQRLEVVKIDTERNVLLVKGSIPGPKNSFVKVLETVKK
- the rpsJ gene encoding 30S ribosomal protein S10: MAKQKIRIRLKAYDHRILDQSAEKIVETAKRSGAGVSGPIPLPTEKQIITILRAVHKYKDSREQFEMRTHKRLIDIVNPTPQTVDALMRLDLPSGVDIEIKL
- the tuf gene encoding elongation factor Tu, with the protein product MAKAKFERNKPHVNIGTIGHVDHGKTTLTAAITTVLSKTYGGAAVAFDQIDKAPEERERGITISTAHVEYETPNRHYAHVDCPGHADYVKNMITGAAQMDGAILVVSAADGPMPQTREHILLSRQVGVPYIVVFLNKCDMVEDEELLELVEMEVRDLLSEYDFPGDDTPITRGSAREALQNPDGDWAKKIVEMFETIDTYIPTPERDTDKPFLMPVEDVFSITGRGTVATGRVERGTVKVGDEIEIIGIQEESRKSVVTGVEMFRKLLDSAQAGDNIGALLRGVDRAQIERGQVLAKPGSVNPHTEFSAQIYVLTKEEGGRHKPFFTGYRPQFYFRTTDVTGIITLPEGSEMVMPGDNITVTVQLINPIAIEEGTKFSIREGGRTVGAGAVATISK